A section of the Vicinamibacterales bacterium genome encodes:
- a CDS encoding sigma 54-interacting transcriptional regulator produces the protein MPLPESFAKATDALQHGHGAEAASLLVRALKTPGLTRDETLQVRTALAEAWFQQDDIRQAADALGQPPEERERLHPARLSELWRLHGKLAIAKGEPSRGIALLGRALKQAERAHDSRAIGLTHYELGLCYRHVGDTAIVREHIAQAASALHAAGDSRNLALVHSLSGVTLAQEGRLDEAMAALRQAERLALMVRAGDVVATVCGNQANVAMMQHRHDQALSLAERSVELQEAAGTPHGLGIALASLGQISVRLGNLRRAEQALNRALDVRSPLQFMRETTGAVFDTLAQIHLVRGNHEEASRCLQRSREAYGDSNKWYQWSVQALEARLALRRGDARAALAAATQISRSDDAPSAYVAQAELIAIEALLASGRRDEAEQRLNDVAGQFTAAGMSSVWGEFLRLRGRVHAQAGRATEAYHDLGQSVSVFDLLGEKYQAGLSHLELGKLAGYAGARSRATRYLSDAVAIFESLDAQPDLAETRAAIAAMPAAGTGAFLGVNADGDAALVRRIVDAAVTPALLAKEGATTLLEACDAQAAIIFTQPQKGDAHLVAAAGCDTEAARALARAALRALTGGPSHLVVVEGIGRDPAGARYAAVSAVRPFSTPMMQRFHTLCAVLRQGFELCYARERPAEPAPGTVERSLEPLLPGFVCSSAAMQRVADLIQRLQGSDLTVLITGESGTGKDLVARAIHAGSARSGAMFLPYNCTSATRELADSQLFGHRRGSFTGAISDQPGVIRSASGGTIFLDEIGDLPLDVQPKFLRFLEQGEILPVGETRPIRVDVRVVAATNADLEQRVTEGRFREDLFYRLSVIRIHVPPLRDRREEIPHLSTFFAREACERLGKADVRLSPETLDLFDAYSWPGNVRQLRNEVQRAVAMAASGGLITPDLLSPVFAGPDDTPSAPRRARNVTLSAAVERLERELIEGVLQRTAGNVSQSARALGLTRRGLYLKMERLGIEYKVSTV, from the coding sequence GTGCCGCTTCCAGAGTCCTTCGCCAAGGCGACTGACGCCCTGCAGCACGGCCACGGGGCCGAGGCGGCCAGCCTCCTCGTCCGCGCGCTGAAGACGCCCGGGCTCACGCGCGACGAGACGCTCCAGGTCCGCACCGCCCTCGCGGAAGCGTGGTTCCAGCAGGATGACATCCGGCAGGCGGCGGACGCACTCGGGCAGCCGCCCGAAGAGCGCGAGCGGCTGCATCCGGCACGCCTCTCCGAGCTGTGGCGGCTGCACGGGAAGCTGGCAATCGCCAAAGGGGAGCCCTCCCGCGGCATCGCGCTGCTCGGCCGCGCGCTGAAGCAGGCCGAGCGGGCGCACGACTCGCGCGCCATCGGGCTCACCCACTACGAACTGGGGCTCTGCTACCGCCACGTCGGCGACACCGCCATCGTCCGCGAGCACATCGCGCAGGCCGCGTCCGCGCTGCACGCCGCCGGCGACAGCCGCAATCTGGCGCTCGTGCATTCGCTGAGCGGCGTCACCCTCGCCCAGGAAGGGCGTCTCGACGAGGCGATGGCGGCGCTGCGCCAGGCAGAGCGGCTGGCGCTGATGGTCCGCGCCGGCGACGTCGTGGCCACGGTCTGCGGCAACCAGGCGAACGTGGCGATGATGCAGCACCGGCACGATCAGGCGCTGTCGCTCGCCGAGCGAAGCGTCGAGCTGCAGGAAGCGGCCGGCACGCCGCACGGGCTGGGCATCGCGCTCGCGTCGCTGGGCCAGATCAGCGTCCGGCTGGGCAACCTGCGCCGCGCCGAGCAGGCGCTCAATCGCGCGCTCGACGTCCGCAGCCCGCTTCAGTTCATGCGCGAGACCACCGGCGCGGTGTTCGATACGCTGGCGCAGATTCACCTGGTGCGCGGCAACCACGAGGAAGCCAGCCGCTGCCTGCAGCGCTCCCGTGAAGCCTACGGCGATTCGAACAAGTGGTACCAGTGGTCGGTGCAGGCGCTCGAGGCGCGGCTCGCCCTCCGTCGCGGCGATGCGCGCGCTGCCCTGGCGGCCGCCACGCAGATCTCGCGCTCTGACGACGCGCCGTCCGCGTACGTCGCGCAGGCGGAGCTGATCGCGATCGAGGCGCTCCTCGCGTCCGGCCGCCGCGACGAGGCCGAACAGCGGCTGAACGACGTCGCCGGCCAGTTCACCGCGGCCGGGATGAGCAGCGTCTGGGGAGAGTTCCTGCGGTTGCGCGGCCGGGTTCACGCGCAGGCCGGACGCGCGACCGAGGCGTATCACGACCTCGGTCAGAGCGTCAGCGTGTTCGACCTGCTCGGCGAGAAGTACCAGGCGGGACTGAGCCACCTCGAGCTGGGCAAGCTGGCGGGCTACGCCGGGGCGCGGTCGCGCGCGACGCGGTATCTCTCCGACGCGGTGGCGATCTTCGAGTCGCTGGACGCGCAGCCGGACCTCGCGGAGACGCGCGCGGCGATTGCCGCCATGCCCGCCGCCGGGACGGGGGCGTTCCTCGGCGTCAATGCGGACGGCGATGCCGCCCTCGTCCGCCGGATCGTGGACGCGGCGGTCACCCCCGCGCTCCTCGCCAAGGAGGGGGCGACGACGCTGCTCGAGGCGTGTGACGCGCAGGCGGCGATCATCTTCACGCAGCCGCAGAAGGGGGACGCGCACCTGGTGGCGGCGGCCGGCTGCGACACCGAAGCGGCGCGCGCCCTGGCGCGGGCGGCGCTGCGGGCGCTGACCGGCGGGCCGTCGCACCTCGTCGTCGTCGAGGGAATCGGCCGGGACCCGGCGGGGGCGCGGTATGCCGCGGTTTCGGCCGTCCGTCCGTTCTCGACGCCGATGATGCAGCGCTTCCACACCCTCTGCGCGGTGCTCCGTCAGGGATTCGAGCTGTGCTACGCCCGCGAGCGTCCGGCGGAACCGGCGCCCGGCACGGTGGAGCGCTCGCTGGAGCCGCTGCTGCCCGGGTTCGTGTGCTCGAGCGCCGCGATGCAGCGCGTCGCCGACCTGATCCAGCGCCTCCAGGGAAGCGACCTCACGGTGCTCATCACCGGCGAGAGCGGCACCGGCAAGGACCTCGTGGCACGCGCGATCCATGCGGGGTCGGCGCGCTCAGGCGCGATGTTCCTGCCCTACAACTGCACCAGCGCGACGCGCGAGCTGGCCGACAGCCAGTTGTTCGGCCACCGCCGCGGCAGCTTTACCGGCGCGATCTCGGACCAGCCGGGCGTCATCCGCAGCGCGTCGGGCGGGACGATCTTCCTGGACGAGATCGGCGACCTGCCGCTCGACGTCCAGCCCAAGTTCCTGCGATTCCTCGAGCAGGGGGAAATCCTCCCGGTCGGCGAGACCCGCCCGATCCGCGTCGACGTCCGCGTGGTCGCCGCGACCAATGCGGATCTCGAGCAGCGGGTCACCGAGGGACGGTTCCGCGAAGATCTCTTCTACCGGTTGAGCGTCATCCGCATTCACGTCCCGCCGCTGCGCGACCGGCGCGAGGAGATTCCCCACCTCAGCACGTTCTTCGCGCGCGAAGCGTGCGAGCGCCTCGGCAAAGCTGACGTGCGCCTGAGCCCGGAGACGCTCGACCTGTTCGACGCGTACAGCTGGCCGGGCAACGTCCGCCAGCTGCGGAACGAAGTGCAGCGCGCCGTCGCGATGGCCGCGTCCGGAGGGCTCATTACTCCCGATCTGCTCTCCCCTGTCTTCGCCGGGCCGGACGACACGCCCTCGGCGCCGCGGCGCGCGCGCAACG
- the speB gene encoding agmatinase, protein MDVPFKYDHTEALVFGGALPLRPSFDEAAVVILPCPVDRTTSYVGGTRNGPHEILQASSHMELWDDELKADVHGVGIYTLPEMELPFGEMAPLVDEIERVAYEIIGRDKFLVTIGGEHSITPPLVSAAARKYPGLSVLQIDAHADMRDSYMGTIHNHACAMRRSLQYAEVTQVGIRSLSTEEAEVLPQLKSRVFYDADMRRGPTWMDAVVEGLSNDVYVTIDVDGMDPAIMPATGTPEPGGLSWPEITRLLRLVSEKRRIVSADVVELSPIPGMIAPNFLCAKLIYKLLTYRFAADPRARRL, encoded by the coding sequence ATGGATGTCCCGTTCAAGTACGACCACACCGAAGCGCTGGTGTTCGGCGGCGCCCTGCCTCTCCGCCCCAGCTTCGACGAGGCCGCCGTCGTGATCCTGCCCTGTCCGGTCGATCGCACGACCTCATACGTCGGAGGCACGCGCAACGGTCCGCACGAGATCCTGCAGGCCTCTTCCCACATGGAGCTGTGGGACGACGAGCTGAAGGCGGACGTGCACGGCGTCGGCATCTACACGCTCCCCGAGATGGAGCTGCCGTTCGGCGAAATGGCGCCGCTCGTCGACGAGATCGAGCGCGTCGCCTACGAAATCATCGGGCGCGACAAGTTCCTGGTCACGATTGGCGGCGAGCACTCGATCACGCCGCCGCTCGTCTCCGCGGCGGCGCGGAAATACCCCGGCTTGTCCGTGCTGCAGATCGACGCCCACGCCGACATGCGCGACTCCTACATGGGCACGATCCACAACCACGCCTGCGCCATGCGGCGATCGCTCCAGTACGCGGAGGTGACGCAGGTCGGGATCCGCAGTCTCTCGACCGAGGAGGCCGAGGTCCTGCCGCAGCTGAAGAGCCGCGTGTTCTACGACGCCGACATGCGGCGCGGCCCGACGTGGATGGACGCGGTCGTCGAGGGCCTGTCGAACGACGTCTACGTGACCATCGACGTCGACGGAATGGATCCGGCAATCATGCCGGCGACCGGCACCCCCGAGCCCGGCGGCCTCTCCTGGCCGGAAATCACCCGCCTGCTGCGGCTCGTCTCGGAGAAGCGGCGCATCGTCTCCGCCGACGTGGTCGAGTTGAGCCCGATCCCCGGGATGATCGCCCCGAACTTCCTCTGCGCGAAGTTGATCTACAAGCTGCTGACCTACCGCTTTGCTGCCGACCCGCGCGCCCGGCGGCTGTAA
- a CDS encoding deoxyhypusine synthase family protein, producing MKTKSRFLRTPVEPFTVQADAAAGDLLARMEKISFQGRNLATARRIWEKMLGADCTIFLGMAGALSAGGLRMIVAHLIANRYVDCLVSTGANLYHDLHETRGRHHFIGSPHEDDAKLQGEHIDRVYDTYASEDEFCDNDEWIAAFALTLERRPYTSREFLYRLGEYLWQQTGQDGILTAAYRANVPVFCPAIADSSIGMGLSQARNRDATAGLIDVIGDIVESANIVIRHPRTASIVLGGGTPKNFINQASVQAEFFDDRVGGHRYALQIVTDVPHFGGASGSSLEEARSWGKLATDAEQVTVHADATIALPLLVSALAGSARETLAARKPIAFELSGPTMAVNGRPFPAARFEAR from the coding sequence ATGAAAACGAAATCGCGTTTTCTTCGCACGCCCGTCGAGCCGTTCACGGTGCAGGCGGACGCGGCAGCCGGCGATCTGCTGGCGCGGATGGAAAAGATTTCGTTCCAGGGGCGCAACCTGGCGACGGCGCGGCGCATCTGGGAGAAGATGCTCGGCGCCGACTGCACGATCTTCCTCGGCATGGCCGGCGCGCTCAGCGCCGGCGGGCTGCGGATGATCGTCGCCCACCTCATCGCCAACCGCTACGTCGACTGTCTGGTGTCGACCGGCGCGAACCTCTACCACGATCTGCACGAAACGCGCGGCCGGCACCACTTCATCGGGTCGCCGCACGAAGACGACGCCAAGCTGCAAGGCGAGCACATCGATCGCGTGTACGACACCTACGCGAGTGAAGACGAGTTCTGCGACAACGACGAGTGGATCGCGGCGTTCGCGCTCACGCTCGAGCGCAGGCCGTATACCTCGCGCGAGTTCCTGTACCGGCTCGGCGAGTACCTCTGGCAGCAGACCGGGCAGGACGGCATCCTCACCGCCGCGTACCGGGCCAACGTGCCGGTCTTCTGCCCGGCGATTGCCGATTCGTCCATCGGGATGGGCCTCTCGCAGGCCCGCAACCGCGACGCCACCGCCGGGCTCATCGACGTCATCGGCGACATCGTCGAGTCGGCGAACATCGTGATCCGCCACCCGCGCACGGCGTCGATCGTGCTGGGCGGCGGCACGCCGAAGAATTTCATCAACCAGGCGAGCGTGCAGGCGGAGTTCTTCGACGACCGCGTCGGCGGTCATCGCTACGCCCTGCAAATCGTGACCGACGTGCCGCACTTCGGCGGCGCCTCCGGCTCCAGCCTCGAGGAGGCGCGCAGCTGGGGCAAGCTGGCGACCGACGCCGAGCAGGTCACGGTCCACGCCGACGCGACCATCGCCCTGCCGCTGCTGGTCAGCGCGCTGGCGGGGAGCGCGCGCGAGACGCTCGCCGCCCGGAAGCCGATCGCCTTCGAGCTCTCGGGTCCGACGATGGCCGTCAACGGCCGCCCTTTTCCCGCCGCGCGCTTCGAGGCCCGCTAG